The genomic stretch AAGTTCACCGCGGAAGAGTCGGCCTTCATGGAAAGTCGGTTCGCCGAGTTGGGCCCGCGGGACCGACGGCGATTGCTCGATTGCGGTTGGTGGCGCAACGGCTGCGTGGGCGAAGTATTGGCGGAGGAGGGCTCGCCGGTGCGACGATTGGTGTTCGTGGTGGCCGGCGAGGCTTCGGTGACTTCCGAGGGCGTGGAAGTCGCGCGCTGCGGTGCGGGAGATTTCGTCGGGGAATTGACTGTCCTCACCGGCGAGGAGGCCACTGGTACCGCGAGGTTGGAGACGAGTGCCCGGTATTGGTCGGCGGACGCGTCGGACCTGCGACGGCTGGCGGCCGACGTGGAGGAAGTGGGGCGAGCGCTCGAACGGGCCTTTGCGCGAGGGTTGAAGGAGAAGCTCGTTCGCCGCAACCGCCTGATGGTGGCGTCGTATCGGAGCGCGGGTTCGGTCGACTGACGACGACTTGCCGGCGCGGGCTCAAACGTTGTCGTCCGTGTCCACGGCCCGAGTGTTTCCACGGGCGCTTGCGCAAACGAGTTTGACGATCGTCAAACTCTTGCGGATCACTCGGTCGTGATCCTCGAAAAAGACAATCGACGCGTACCGAGCGGAGGCGGCGAGACGTGCCGCGCGTGAGTGTGGGGCAACCGGCCCCCGAGTTGGAAGTCAGCGACCACACAGGGCGGATCCACTCTTTGGCGGCTCTCTCGGGGCGGCCGGTGCTGGTGTCGTTTTTCCGCTATGCGGCGTGTCCTTTGTGCAATCTCCGAGTCCACGCGATGGGGCAGCACTACGAGCGAGGAAGGTGGGAGGGTTTGTCGGTCTTGGCGGTGTTTCAGTCGTCGGCGGAGTCGATTGCCGCGCATGTGGGGCGCAGAGAAGTGCCGTTTCCTTTGTTGGCGGATCCCGGGATGGTCGCGTATCGCCGATGGGGTGTGGAGCTGGGATGGCGCGGGCTGCTGAAGGCAGTCGTTTCAGCATCGGGAGACGCGTGGAAGGCGATGCGGAAAGGCTACTTTCCGGGCCGGATAGACGGTCCCATCCACCGCCTGCCTGCGGACTTTTTGGTCGATGCGAACGGGAGCGTCTCGGTGGCCTTTTATGGGGAGCACATCGGAGACCACCTCTCGTTCGAGGTGATCGACCGCTTCATGGAGGAACACGCCGGAAATGTCGGACAGACGACGCGAAACCGATAGAACAGACCGGTCGAAGACGGCGATCGTCGACGCGGCCCGGGCACTTTTTCACGAGCGCGGCCTGCAAGGGGCATCGCTCGCGGCGGTCGCTGCGCGGGCAAATTTGGAGAAAGGTCACGTCAGCTACTATTTCCCGTCACGAAAGTCCTTGTGCGATGCGGTCAGGGTGGACTGGCGAACCCGCTGGCTCGCGAAGCTCGCTGCGTGGGATGCGTCCGCGGGGGACGGTCGGGCGGCGCTGGGAATGTTCTTCGACGAGCTGGACGCTCAGGCGGATTCGGTGGCGAGACACGGGTGCCCAATCGGTACTCTCGCGTCCGATCTTGCGCGGTCGGACGATGCCGAGCGCGGTTCGGCGGCCGAGCTTTTCGAGATCTTGCTCGAGTGGTTGAGTCGAAATCTGGCTGCTTCGGGTGCAACTCGCGATGCGCCCGAGCGGGCCGAAGCGCTGCTCGCGCTGGCGCAGGGTGGCGCGAGGTTGGCGCACGTGTTTCGTGATCCGGAACGCATGCGGAGGCAGGTGGCGCTCATGCGGCGCGACTCGTTCGGAGAGAAGGGGCTACCTTGACTCTCGGGTAGATGCGCCGCGGCCGACGAGCGGCCGATCTCGACTCGCGAGTTTGCGTTGCGGTGCGCAAACCGACTCGTCGCACCCACACGAATGGGACCGTGAATCAGACGCGCGCACCGAGCAGTTCTTCGATCTTCGCGAGGACTTCGGAAGGGAAGAAGGGCTTTTCGAAGAAGGCTTGGATGTTGCCGGGGATGTCCGGACGGGAGGTGAAATGGGCGAGAAATCCCGAAATCATGACGACGGGTACGGAAGGGGCGGTGCGTTCGAAGTGTCGGGCGACTTCGAAGCCGTCCATGCCGGGCATGACGCCGTCGGTGACCACGACGTGGAACGGATCGACTGCGGACGAGGCAGCGCGCACTGCATCCTCTCCACAGGCGACGGCTGTGACCCGCAGACCGGCGCGATGAAATCGATGGCGAAGGAGCCGTCGAACGATCGGATCATCCTCCACCACGAGAATCCGAGCGGCGAGGGCACGCGCAGTGGTCGGGGGTGGGGCGATGCAATCGGGAGTCATGGCGGGCACGATAGCCGCGAGCCGTCGGGGGAGGGGGAGTATACCACTCCAAGGGATTCGAGGGAACTCGTCGGACGCATGTTAGCGGAAAATTCGCATTCGAGGGCGAGGCGTGAGACGGCTTGCGACAGCCGAATCGTGGAAAGGTTGGTTGCGAATCTCGACCAGAGCGATTTTCGGCGGGACGGTCACATCCGTGACCAACGGATGCGGTCGCGAGTTCAGATCGCGTCTCCGATCGGGAAGCGATCGCGGCGAGTCACGAAGCCTTCGATCGCGGCGACGGCGTTGGCGATGCCGTTTTCGCGGCTCAAGGTATCGCGTGCCGCAGCGGCACGGGCGGCGAAACGCGTGTCAGCCGTGACCCGGCCGACGGCGGAGGAGAGGCGTTCCGGCCACGACGTGCGAGCGATGCGCACCCCGCAGCCCAGTCGACGTATTTCGTGGGCGAAGAAGTTTTGATCGGCGATGTGCGGAACGACGACGTGCGGCTTGCCGGCGTGGAGGACGGATGCGGTCGTGCCGGCTCCTCCGTGGTGTACGACGACGGAGGCGTGGCGAAAGAGCTGATCGTGACTCATGGGACCGAGAACGAGCAGGTGTGGGCATTCGGGGGGCGCTTCGAATTCGGCCCAACCGCGCTGGATGACGAGTTTTTCGTCGCGCGGCCAACGGTCGGCGAGTCGGCGCATCCACGCGGCGGGGTCACGGTAAACCATGCTTCCGAACGTGAGGACGGGCACCGGTCGGCCTTCGGTGAATGCCGTGATGCGTTGTTCGAGTGTGGGGTCGTCCTTTGCTTGCCATCGGCAATAACCGGTGAAGCGGAAGCGCGGGTTCAGCCGGCAGTTGGGCTTCATCAGGCCGGGCGAGACGGCGACGAGCACGAGATCGGCGGGTTTGGAGAAGAAGTCTCGCACTTGGGGAAGCCCGCGAGCACGAAGTTGGCGTGCGATCGTCTGGTTGATCACCGTATCGACCGCGTAGTTGCCGAGGCGCCACATGCAACGATTCCACGTTTGTTGGACTCGTCGCGGTGCCCAGCGCAGGCGTGGCACACCTTCGGGCGGGTAGTAGCGCGACGGCACGGTGTTGTGGGCGAAGGCGAACGTGGCGAACGGCACGCCGTGTCGCTCGGCGATCGCGCGGTTCATGGGAAACAGGTAGCTGGAGACGAGCACGTCTGCGTCGGCGAGGACGAGATCCATCGCGTCGATCAGGTCGGTGACGTGCGGGAGTGCGGCGCGGTAGAGTTCGCGCAGTTGCAGCAGCGGGATGGAGAAGTTTTGCAGGCGGCCCATCCAGTAGCTCAGTTCGCGCTGCGTCCAACGCGGAGGTACTTCGGCGAACTCCAAGCCGGCGGCCTCGATCTCGCGCCGAAACGGTGGGCTGGTGGCGAAGCGCACGGCATGTCCGGCTTCGCGCAGAGCGACGCCGAAGGCGATCATGGGATAGATGTCGCCGGTGGACCCGTGGGAGGTGAGGACGACCTGCATGCGTCGGTTAAGGGCGGGCGGGGTCACGCTGTCAGCCGCGATTGGACCGCTGCCTGCAACATGTGAGTGACGCGAGTGACGAATCGGTG from Opitutales bacterium ASA1 encodes the following:
- a CDS encoding glycosyltransferase is translated as MQVVLTSHGSTGDIYPMIAFGVALREAGHAVRFATSPPFRREIEAAGLEFAEVPPRWTQRELSYWMGRLQNFSIPLLQLRELYRAALPHVTDLIDAMDLVLADADVLVSSYLFPMNRAIAERHGVPFATFAFAHNTVPSRYYPPEGVPRLRWAPRRVQQTWNRCMWRLGNYAVDTVINQTIARQLRARGLPQVRDFFSKPADLVLVAVSPGLMKPNCRLNPRFRFTGYCRWQAKDDPTLEQRITAFTEGRPVPVLTFGSMVYRDPAAWMRRLADRWPRDEKLVIQRGWAEFEAPPECPHLLVLGPMSHDQLFRHASVVVHHGGAGTTASVLHAGKPHVVVPHIADQNFFAHEIRRLGCGVRIARTSWPERLSSAVGRVTADTRFAARAAAARDTLSRENGIANAVAAIEGFVTRRDRFPIGDAI
- a CDS encoding TetR/AcrR family transcriptional regulator, whose translation is MSDRRRETDRTDRSKTAIVDAARALFHERGLQGASLAAVAARANLEKGHVSYYFPSRKSLCDAVRVDWRTRWLAKLAAWDASAGDGRAALGMFFDELDAQADSVARHGCPIGTLASDLARSDDAERGSAAELFEILLEWLSRNLAASGATRDAPERAEALLALAQGGARLAHVFRDPERMRRQVALMRRDSFGEKGLP
- the cpdR gene encoding cell cycle two-component system response regulator CpdR — its product is MTPDCIAPPPTTARALAARILVVEDDPIVRRLLRHRFHRAGLRVTAVACGEDAVRAASSAVDPFHVVVTDGVMPGMDGFEVARHFERTAPSVPVVMISGFLAHFTSRPDIPGNIQAFFEKPFFPSEVLAKIEELLGARV